In Pseudomonas sp. ADAK18, a single window of DNA contains:
- the pgm gene encoding phosphoglucomutase (alpha-D-glucose-1,6-bisphosphate-dependent) yields the protein MTLSPFAGKPAPAQLLVDIPRLVTAYYTGQPDAAISTQRVAFGTSGHRGSSFDLSFNEWHVLAISQAICLYREAQGINGPLFVGLDTHALSTPAGASALEVLAANGVHVMLAEGDEYTPTPAISHAIICYNRGRTSGLADGIVITPSHNPPQSGGYKYNPPNGGPADTHVTKWIEAKANELLANKLAGVKRITHAQALKADTTHRHDYLNSYVADLVNVIDMDAIRSAGLRLGVDPLGGAGVRYWSAIAEHYRLNLDVVNTEVDATFRFMSVDWDGQIRMDPSSSYAMQGLIGLKERFDVAFACDPDHDRHGIVTPSGGLLAPNNYLAVSIDYLFQNRPDWRADAAVGKTVVSSGLIDRVTKRMGRRLYEVPVGFKWFADGLFDGTLGFGGEESAGASFLRKDGSVWSTDKDGLIPALLAAEMTSCKGQDPSQIYRGLTDELGEPFAIRVDAKATPAQKALLGKLSPEQVTSKQLAGESIQQILSHAPGNDQAIGGLKVMTENGWFAARPSGTEDIYKIYAESFIGEDHLKRLVEEAQVLVDGAISSN from the coding sequence ATGACTCTCAGTCCTTTTGCGGGCAAACCGGCGCCAGCTCAGTTGCTGGTGGACATCCCGCGACTGGTAACGGCCTATTACACCGGCCAGCCTGATGCAGCGATCTCCACTCAACGCGTGGCCTTTGGTACCTCCGGGCACCGTGGCAGCTCCTTCGACCTGAGCTTCAACGAATGGCATGTGCTTGCCATCAGCCAGGCTATCTGTCTGTACCGCGAAGCCCAAGGCATCAACGGCCCATTGTTTGTTGGTCTGGACACTCATGCATTGTCGACCCCGGCCGGCGCCAGTGCCCTGGAAGTGTTGGCCGCCAATGGCGTGCATGTGATGCTCGCCGAAGGCGACGAATACACCCCGACGCCTGCGATTTCCCACGCCATCATTTGCTACAACCGTGGTCGTACCAGCGGCCTGGCGGACGGCATCGTCATCACGCCGTCCCACAACCCGCCGCAAAGCGGTGGCTACAAGTACAACCCGCCCAACGGTGGCCCGGCCGATACCCACGTCACCAAGTGGATCGAAGCCAAGGCGAACGAGTTGCTGGCCAACAAGCTGGCCGGGGTCAAGCGCATCACCCATGCGCAAGCACTGAAAGCTGACACCACTCACCGTCATGATTACCTCAACAGTTATGTTGCGGACTTGGTCAACGTCATTGATATGGACGCGATCCGCAGCGCCGGTCTGCGCCTGGGCGTCGATCCGCTGGGCGGCGCCGGCGTGCGCTACTGGTCGGCGATTGCCGAGCACTACCGTCTGAACCTGGACGTGGTGAACACCGAAGTCGACGCCACTTTCCGCTTCATGAGCGTGGATTGGGACGGTCAGATCCGCATGGACCCGTCCTCCAGCTATGCCATGCAAGGTTTGATCGGCCTCAAGGAACGCTTCGACGTGGCTTTCGCCTGCGATCCGGACCACGATCGCCATGGCATCGTCACGCCGTCCGGTGGTTTGCTTGCACCGAACAACTACCTGGCAGTGTCCATCGACTACCTGTTCCAGAACCGTCCCGACTGGCGCGCCGATGCGGCCGTGGGCAAGACCGTGGTCAGCAGCGGATTGATTGATCGGGTCACCAAACGCATGGGTCGACGCCTCTATGAGGTCCCGGTGGGTTTCAAATGGTTCGCCGATGGTTTGTTCGACGGCACCTTGGGTTTTGGGGGCGAAGAGAGTGCCGGAGCTTCCTTCCTGCGTAAGGATGGCAGCGTCTGGAGTACCGACAAGGACGGCTTGATTCCGGCTTTGCTGGCCGCTGAGATGACTTCCTGTAAAGGCCAGGACCCGAGCCAGATCTACCGTGGCCTGACGGACGAGTTGGGTGAGCCGTTTGCCATTCGGGTTGATGCCAAGGCTACGCCGGCGCAGAAAGCCTTGCTGGGCAAGCTGTCGCCGGAGCAGGTGACGTCCAAACAACTGGCCGGGGAGAGCATTCAGCAGATCCTCAGCCATGCACCGGGCAACGATCAGGCGATTGGCGGGTTGAAGGTCATGACCGAAAACGGCTGGTTTGCTGCGCGGCCATCGGGCACTGAGGATATCTACAAGATCTATGCCGAGAGCTTTATTGGCGAGGATCACCTCAAGCGGTTGGTGGAAGAGGCGCAGGTGTTGGTGGATGGGGCTATTTCGTCCAACTGA